A genomic segment from Montipora foliosa isolate CH-2021 chromosome 9, ASM3666993v2, whole genome shotgun sequence encodes:
- the LOC137971881 gene encoding uncharacterized protein, with protein MILNNIQPEVEKVLRDNQNGYREGGSTTSHILMLKMMLEGARSKNLPAVIIVFIDFRKAFDSVDEKCLMRILQAYEIPQKIVDLISLLYINNKAQVLTADGMTEFFEIVAGVLFVLYM; from the coding sequence ATGATTCTCAATAACATTCAACCTGAGGTGGAGAAAGTACTGAGAGACAACCAGAACGGGTACAGAGAGGGGGGATCTACAACAAGTCACATTCTAATGCTAAAGATGATGCTAGAGGGAGCCAGGTCAAAGAACCTTCCTGCTGTCATCATAGTCTTTATTGATTTCAGGAAGGCCTTTGACTCTGTGGACGAAAAGTGTCTCATGAGGATTCTACAGGCCTATGAAATTCCTCAGAAGATTGTGGACCTCATCTCTCTACTCTACATAAACAACAAAGCCCAAGTCCTCACTGCAGATGGAATGACAGAGTTTTTCGAGATCGTTGCAGGAGTACTTTTTGTACTGTACATGTGA